From the Leptospira biflexa serovar Patoc strain 'Patoc 1 (Paris)' genome, one window contains:
- a CDS encoding Dps family protein, whose protein sequence is MKINIGIPEEERSAISESLKKLLADTYTLYQKTHSYHWNVTGPMFQTLHLLFMTQYTELWNAIDPIAERIRSLGYYAPMGGWEFAKYSSITEDKEVPKAKEMIQHLVEGNEAVIRTARAAYAPAEKGNDQATLDLLTQRLDVHEKTAWMLRSLLEE, encoded by the coding sequence ATGAAAATTAACATTGGAATTCCAGAAGAAGAAAGAAGTGCCATTTCCGAGTCATTAAAAAAACTATTAGCAGATACGTACACTTTGTACCAAAAAACACATAGTTACCATTGGAATGTAACGGGACCAATGTTCCAAACATTACACCTACTCTTTATGACCCAATACACAGAACTTTGGAATGCCATAGACCCGATTGCAGAACGAATTCGTTCCCTTGGGTATTATGCACCGATGGGCGGTTGGGAGTTTGCCAAGTATTCCAGTATCACAGAAGACAAAGAAGTACCCAAAGCCAAAGAAATGATCCAACATTTAGTCGAAGGGAACGAAGCTGTGATCCGTACCGCACGCGCCGCCTATGCACCAGCCGAAAAGGGAAATGACCAAGCGACCTTGGATCTTTTAACACAAAGATTGGATGTACATGAAAAAACCGCTTGGATGTTACGTTCGCTACTAGAAGAGTAA
- a CDS encoding alpha/beta fold hydrolase: MKLSYKLYPFLNQDSNKKSIGDIIILHGLFGSSKNWVTVGKFLSEFGNVYTLDQRNHGDSPHSAEHSIQVMAGDLEEFILTHQIQKPVLLGHSMGGLVAMYFDLTHPGLLQELIIQDIAPRSYPFAYDNEIASMSFPLVGFSSRTEIDQEMAKFVSDSFIRQFLQMSLERKEDGSYHWKLNVDGLNHARRVFEDVFTFDQTSETPTLFLLGGESDYIRESDFSLMDRFFDKNQKVRIKGGGHYIHFTHQKEYLDQLGKWLQSEFT; the protein is encoded by the coding sequence GTGAAATTAAGTTACAAACTCTACCCATTTCTAAATCAAGATTCAAATAAAAAATCAATTGGAGATATTATCATTTTACATGGGTTATTTGGTTCTTCGAAAAACTGGGTGACTGTTGGAAAGTTTTTATCCGAATTTGGGAATGTGTATACTTTGGACCAAAGGAACCATGGAGATTCACCACATAGCGCAGAACATTCCATCCAAGTGATGGCAGGTGATCTAGAAGAATTCATTCTGACACATCAAATCCAAAAACCCGTTTTACTTGGCCACTCAATGGGTGGATTAGTCGCCATGTACTTTGATTTGACCCACCCTGGTTTACTTCAAGAACTCATCATCCAAGATATCGCGCCAAGGTCTTATCCTTTCGCTTATGACAATGAAATCGCTTCTATGTCATTCCCTCTCGTTGGGTTTTCCTCACGTACCGAAATCGACCAGGAAATGGCAAAATTCGTCTCGGATAGTTTTATCCGCCAATTTTTGCAAATGAGTTTGGAACGTAAGGAAGATGGATCTTACCATTGGAAATTGAATGTTGATGGTCTAAACCATGCAAGGAGAGTGTTTGAAGATGTATTTACTTTTGATCAAACGTCCGAAACTCCAACCTTGTTTTTATTAGGTGGAGAATCAGATTACATTCGAGAGTCAGATTTCAGCCTGATGGATCGGTTTTTTGATAAGAATCAAAAGGTCAGAATCAAAGGAGGTGGGCATTACATTCATTTTACCCACCAAAAAGAATATTTGGATCAACTTGGGAAGTGGTTACAAAGTGAATTCACTTAA
- a CDS encoding SH3 domain-containing protein: protein MNQFMEKQVLLYLLFVVFFSISTLDSAPTLQEKQKQTKPSELIKRDSHSEIVIPVVGLNLHLFADEKSDVLRKLKFGEPVQYDKNSLESPKEDWIPVKLNDGLSGFIKRSVVRSVPPKQYLSTLLFEAERMILSKQVDFLAKQEITDSIFTISSTGKFTGDEFIFIRAKAGFFLKKTVDLMNEKGIKPDNDPATLEFLKHHQTKLLYDYTSGKYYVDSNYFWKLLESYPKTKHSDYAGYLATESLPLVDCGVDLRCRLEELRKGKLRYLYLFPTGNYVSLYTKDLVKELGSMTKDPDSIPCFQPVSEGIKSEINQMIRYASEIGPREKKQILPHLQILKKECIR, encoded by the coding sequence ATGAATCAATTTATGGAGAAACAAGTTTTACTGTATCTACTGTTCGTTGTTTTTTTCTCAATCTCGACACTAGATTCTGCACCGACTCTCCAAGAAAAACAAAAACAAACAAAACCATCGGAATTAATCAAACGTGATTCACATTCAGAGATTGTGATTCCTGTTGTAGGTCTCAACTTGCACCTGTTTGCTGACGAGAAAAGTGATGTGTTACGAAAATTAAAATTTGGAGAGCCTGTTCAATACGATAAAAATTCATTAGAGAGTCCAAAAGAAGATTGGATCCCTGTGAAATTGAACGATGGACTTTCCGGATTTATCAAACGTTCCGTTGTTCGTTCTGTTCCTCCGAAACAATACTTATCCACATTACTCTTTGAAGCCGAACGAATGATTTTATCGAAACAGGTTGATTTTTTAGCAAAACAAGAGATAACTGATTCAATTTTCACCATTTCTTCCACTGGAAAATTCACAGGGGATGAGTTTATCTTCATTCGTGCCAAAGCAGGATTTTTCTTAAAAAAAACCGTGGATTTAATGAATGAAAAAGGGATCAAACCTGACAATGATCCTGCCACCTTAGAATTTCTAAAACACCACCAAACAAAATTATTATACGATTATACATCCGGGAAATACTATGTGGACTCAAATTATTTTTGGAAGTTATTGGAATCGTACCCTAAAACAAAACATTCGGATTATGCAGGTTATCTTGCTACGGAGAGTCTTCCCTTAGTTGATTGCGGAGTGGATTTACGTTGCCGATTGGAAGAGTTACGAAAAGGAAAATTGCGATATTTGTATCTATTCCCCACAGGAAACTATGTTTCGCTTTATACCAAAGATTTGGTAAAAGAACTTGGATCTATGACAAAGGATCCAGATTCAATTCCATGTTTCCAACCAGTGAGTGAAGGAATTAAATCTGAAATCAACCAAATGATTCGGTATGCGTCTGAGATCGGTCCAAGAGAAAAAAAACAAATCCTGCCTCATTTGCAAATCCTTAAGAAAGAATGTATTCGGTAA
- a CDS encoding pyridoxal phosphate-dependent aminotransferase: MKLVAKRLDVVEPSPTLAITAKANQLKASGLDVVGFGAGEPDFDTPNHIKEAAKKAMDQGKTKYTPVSGTVSLKDAIIKKFETENGLKYEKNQIIVGTGGKQVLYNFFMATLNPGDEVIIPAPYWVSYADIVRLAEGTPVIVATDISSGFKITAEQLEKAITPKTKVFIFNSPSNPTGAAYTRSDVEALVKVLEPKDIITVSDDIYEKIIYDGLEFVNPAMISAKMKEKTFVINGVSKAYSMTGWRIGYGAGNAEIVKNMDTMQGQSTSNASSISQAAAEAALTGDQTPVAEMLKAFDKRRKLIVGLLREIPGVECRMPEGAFYAFPYMTGVYEMPGFKKLLAETKETSYSKLFCDVLLEKYNVAAVPGIAFGDDKAIRLSYALGEKDIEKGVSRIKQMVEDLQK, translated from the coding sequence ATGAAACTTGTAGCAAAACGACTCGATGTCGTAGAACCTTCTCCCACTCTCGCGATCACGGCGAAAGCCAATCAGTTAAAAGCGAGTGGCCTTGATGTGGTTGGATTTGGAGCAGGGGAACCTGACTTTGATACACCAAATCATATCAAAGAAGCTGCTAAAAAAGCGATGGACCAAGGGAAAACAAAATACACTCCCGTGAGTGGAACTGTTTCCCTAAAAGATGCCATCATTAAAAAGTTTGAAACTGAAAATGGTTTAAAATACGAAAAAAACCAAATCATTGTCGGAACAGGTGGGAAACAGGTTCTCTACAATTTTTTTATGGCGACTCTCAATCCTGGTGATGAAGTGATCATCCCAGCGCCGTATTGGGTAAGTTATGCGGACATCGTTCGATTGGCAGAAGGGACACCCGTGATTGTAGCTACTGATATTTCCAGTGGATTTAAAATCACAGCGGAACAATTGGAAAAAGCCATCACACCCAAAACCAAAGTGTTTATTTTTAACTCTCCTTCCAATCCAACAGGAGCCGCTTACACTCGTTCCGATGTGGAAGCACTTGTAAAGGTTTTGGAACCAAAAGACATCATCACTGTCTCCGATGATATCTACGAAAAAATCATCTATGATGGATTGGAATTTGTGAATCCTGCGATGATCTCAGCTAAGATGAAGGAAAAAACCTTTGTCATCAATGGAGTGTCCAAAGCCTATTCCATGACAGGATGGAGGATTGGATACGGGGCAGGCAATGCCGAGATTGTGAAAAACATGGATACCATGCAAGGCCAATCCACAAGTAACGCTTCTTCCATTTCCCAAGCGGCGGCTGAAGCGGCTCTAACTGGAGACCAAACACCAGTAGCGGAAATGCTAAAGGCTTTTGACAAACGTAGAAAACTCATCGTGGGGTTACTCCGTGAGATCCCTGGGGTGGAATGCCGGATGCCAGAAGGTGCTTTTTATGCATTTCCATATATGACAGGTGTGTATGAAATGCCTGGATTCAAAAAACTTCTCGCTGAAACAAAAGAAACTTCTTATTCCAAACTTTTTTGTGATGTCCTCCTCGAGAAATACAATGTGGCAGCAGTGCCAGGAATTGCCTTCGGAGATGACAAAGCCATTCGTTTGTCGTATGCGTTAGGTGAAAAAGACATTGAAAAAGGTGTCTCTCGCATCAAACAAATGGTAGAGGATTTACAAAAATAA
- a CDS encoding DNA repair helicase XPB — protein sequence MTKPLTVQSDKTMLLEVDNPEFEACRDLVAKFAELEKSPEYMHTYRISPLSLWNAASIKMTAEEIIEGLTKFARYSVPKNVMNEIREQISRYGKVKLVKEESGELYIISNEKGFITEIANNRAVQPFVDGMEGDKIRIKKEYRGHIKQALIKIGFPVEDLAGYDEGNKYPFNLRPTTKGGIKFGMRDYQRASVEAFHAGGRNEGGSGVVVLPCGAGKTIVGMGVMQIVGAETLILVTNTLSIRQWRNEILDKTDIPESDIGEYSGEMKEIKPITIATYNILTHRKKKGGDFTHFHIFSANNWGLIVYDEVHLLPAPVFRMTSELQAKRRLGLTATLVREDGLEEDVFSLIGPKKYDVPWKELEAKSWIAEANCVEIRVPMEDDLRMKYSVADDREKFRLASENPEKLRAISYILKKHSTNNILVIGQYINQLEEISNTFKIPLITGKTPLPERQELYQAFRTGQIKQLVVSKVANFSIDLPDANIAIQVSGTFGSRQEEAQRLGRILRPKAQDNTAIFYSLISRDTNEERFGQNRQLFLTEQGYEYEIYTLDQFKETVPEESLTK from the coding sequence ATGACCAAGCCACTCACCGTACAAAGTGATAAAACAATGCTTCTTGAGGTGGATAACCCAGAATTTGAAGCGTGTCGGGACCTCGTTGCCAAGTTTGCCGAGCTTGAAAAAAGCCCGGAATATATGCATACCTACCGTATTTCTCCACTTTCTTTGTGGAATGCTGCATCGATCAAAATGACGGCAGAAGAGATCATTGAAGGCCTGACTAAATTTGCCCGTTATTCTGTTCCTAAAAACGTGATGAACGAAATCCGAGAACAAATCTCTCGGTATGGAAAAGTAAAGCTCGTCAAAGAAGAATCCGGCGAATTGTACATCATCTCCAATGAAAAAGGTTTCATCACAGAAATTGCGAACAACCGTGCCGTCCAACCCTTTGTGGATGGAATGGAAGGTGATAAAATCCGAATCAAAAAAGAATATCGTGGTCACATCAAACAAGCGTTAATCAAGATTGGTTTTCCTGTGGAAGACCTTGCTGGTTACGATGAAGGAAACAAATACCCATTTAACTTACGTCCTACGACAAAAGGTGGGATTAAGTTTGGGATGCGTGATTACCAAAGAGCATCTGTGGAAGCCTTTCACGCAGGTGGACGTAACGAAGGGGGATCTGGTGTTGTGGTACTTCCTTGTGGTGCGGGGAAAACCATCGTGGGTATGGGAGTGATGCAAATTGTTGGGGCAGAAACACTCATTCTTGTGACGAACACTTTATCTATCCGTCAGTGGCGAAATGAAATCCTAGACAAAACGGACATTCCAGAATCAGACATCGGTGAATATTCAGGTGAGATGAAAGAAATCAAACCGATCACCATTGCAACTTATAATATCTTAACTCATAGAAAGAAAAAAGGTGGGGACTTTACCCATTTTCATATCTTCAGTGCCAATAACTGGGGACTTATCGTTTATGATGAGGTTCACTTATTACCAGCACCAGTCTTTCGTATGACTTCTGAACTACAAGCCAAACGTAGGTTAGGTCTCACGGCAACACTTGTGCGTGAAGATGGATTGGAAGAAGATGTATTTTCTCTCATCGGTCCGAAAAAATACGATGTACCATGGAAAGAACTGGAAGCCAAATCTTGGATTGCCGAAGCCAATTGTGTAGAAATCCGTGTTCCTATGGAAGATGACCTTCGTATGAAGTATTCTGTTGCTGATGACCGCGAAAAGTTTCGTTTGGCTTCCGAAAATCCAGAGAAACTCCGTGCGATCAGCTATATTTTGAAAAAACACTCCACTAACAATATTTTGGTGATTGGGCAGTACATCAATCAGCTAGAAGAAATTTCCAATACCTTCAAAATCCCTTTGATTACTGGAAAAACCCCACTCCCTGAAAGACAAGAACTCTACCAAGCGTTCCGAACAGGCCAGATCAAACAACTTGTGGTTTCAAAGGTAGCAAACTTTTCCATCGACTTACCAGATGCCAACATTGCCATCCAGGTATCGGGAACATTTGGTTCCAGACAAGAGGAAGCACAACGATTGGGGCGTATCCTACGTCCAAAAGCACAGGACAATACTGCGATTTTTTACTCACTGATTTCGCGTGATACAAATGAAGAGAGATTCGGACAAAACCGACAACTCTTCCTCACCGAACAAGGGTATGAATACGAAATTTATACTTTGGACCAGTTCAAAGAAACGGTTCCAGAAGAATCACTCACGAAATAG
- the dusA gene encoding tRNA dihydrouridine(20/20a) synthase DusA: MTDPVPSHRISVAPMMDWTDRHFRYFIRLISKHALLYTEMVTTGAILRGKDNHRYLDFSKEEHPIALQLGGDSPKALAECAKIGEDYGYDEINLNVGCPSDRVQSGSFGACLMKEPDLVAEMVAFCKSKVKIPVTVKHRIGVNGKESYEDLHQFVSKIQKAGVDHCIVHARIAILEGLSPKENRTIPPLRYEDVYRLKSDFPNLPITINGGIKTHAEIKTHLTKADGVMVGRAAYDNPFLFADVDSLYFGSKEGTITRESILQKMIPYVQSVRMSGGKVSHILRHILGLYHGEKGAREFRRYFTNGMHLTSATESILESYLQR; encoded by the coding sequence TTGACAGACCCAGTCCCATCGCACCGCATTTCTGTTGCTCCGATGATGGACTGGACCGACAGGCATTTTCGTTATTTTATCCGACTTATCTCCAAACATGCGTTACTGTATACGGAGATGGTGACAACAGGTGCCATCCTTCGTGGCAAAGACAACCACAGATACTTAGATTTTTCCAAGGAAGAACACCCCATTGCTCTCCAGTTAGGTGGTGACTCACCCAAAGCTCTAGCTGAATGTGCCAAAATTGGGGAAGACTATGGGTATGATGAAATCAATCTGAATGTTGGTTGCCCTTCGGACCGGGTACAGAGTGGCAGTTTTGGGGCTTGTCTCATGAAAGAACCAGATCTTGTGGCGGAGATGGTAGCTTTTTGTAAGTCGAAGGTCAAAATTCCTGTGACCGTCAAACATCGAATTGGTGTGAATGGAAAAGAAAGTTACGAAGACCTTCACCAATTTGTATCCAAAATCCAAAAAGCGGGTGTGGACCATTGTATCGTCCATGCAAGGATTGCGATTTTAGAGGGACTTTCTCCCAAAGAAAATCGAACCATTCCACCTCTCCGTTATGAAGATGTCTATCGTTTGAAATCAGATTTTCCCAATCTGCCGATCACCATCAATGGAGGGATCAAAACGCACGCAGAAATTAAAACTCACCTAACAAAAGCAGATGGAGTGATGGTCGGGCGTGCGGCATACGACAATCCATTTTTATTTGCTGATGTGGATTCCCTCTACTTTGGTTCCAAGGAGGGAACAATCACGAGAGAATCCATTTTACAAAAAATGATTCCATACGTACAATCTGTACGAATGAGTGGCGGAAAAGTCAGCCACATACTTCGGCATATTTTGGGATTGTACCACGGCGAAAAAGGAGCAAGGGAATTTCGAAGGTATTTCACTAATGGAATGCACCTAACATCAGCCACTGAGTCCATTTTAGAATCCTATTTACAGCGTTAA